The DNA window CAGCGCACCAGTCTCGGGATCGACGCGCAGCGTGCCCGTCTGGCGTAAAAACTGGAGCACCTGGACCTGAAGATCGGCGCGGGCTCGTTCGAACGCATCTTGCGCCCTGATCAGGGCTTGCTGCGCTTCGACGACGTCGCGGGCGTTGGTCTCTCCCCGCTTGAGCAGCAGGTTCGCGTTATCCAGGCGTCGCTGGGCCAACTCGGTGCTCCGCTTCTGGATCGCCAGCGCCACCCGGCTGGACTGGATCGCCCGGGCCGCGGAACGAACGTCGGCGGCGACACGATCGGCGAGGTCTTCGAACTGTCGCTGGGCCTGGTGAAATGAGACCAATGCCCTGCGGTAGACATTCCGCTCTGCGACCCGGTCCACCGGCAGATCCAGGTTCAATCCGCCGGAGTACCTCAGTGTGCGGCTGTCGATATCGCGGCCGGGCGTGTTGTCGCGATTGCCGATCTCGCCGCGGGCGACCACCGACAGGTCCGGCAGCAGTCCGTTTTCGGCGTTGGCAACCCGCCGCCGGGCGTCGTCGATGCGATCCCGGGCAGTCTGCAGATCGAGGCGGAACCGATTGGCGACTTCGATCAGGTCATAGCCTTCCAACTCCGGGATGTTCACTTCCAGCGCGACCGGGATGATGTCCACATCCTGCCGCACGTCCATGCCCAGGAGCAGCTTAAAGTCATCAAGATCATTGAGATACGCCTCCTGAGCGTCGATCAGGCTGTTCTGGGCGTCCAGTAGCTGTTGCTCGGAACGCTGCACTTCCAGGAAGGTCAACCGAAGGGTACGCCCACCCGCCACCGCGCCGCCGCCACCCAGATTCGCTGCGTAAATCGCCCGCGTTCTGTCGAGCAGGCTCTGGGAGTTCTTCAGATTCGTTCGCCGGTTGTTGACCGACTGGTACGACGCGAGAAGCCGGAAATAAGCGTCGGAGACACTGATGACAAACACCCGGCGGAACTCTTCGAAGGTCCGCACTTGGTAAACGACATCCCGCTCGGACGAGATCAGCGCTTCGAGGTTGACCATCCCCGCCCCACGGAGCAGCGGCACGCTTCCCGAAAGCACCAGCGAGGCGTTTTCACCGTCGTCCACATTGCCATCGAGTGCGTTCACAAAGCTGACCAGCGTTTGCGCGACGATCTCGCCGCCGTAAGGCAATCGCTGTCGCACGCCGGCGTTCATTGTCGCGGTGAGCGCCGAGTTGTAGTTGGCGTCGTTCTGGCCGCCGCTGTAGAGCAGGCTTCCACCGACGAACGGCCGTGGAGACAGCAGGTGCCGCTCCAAGGTCACGTCCAGGGCGGCCAGGTAAAGGTCGTCCATCTGGTTGCGATAGGACCGGCTGTGGCGGACGGCGTATCGGAGTGATTCAAAAAGGTCCAGTTCGATCGGTTTGTTGCGGGGCGCGACCGGTCCGTATCGCAGCCGGCGTTCGCTCCAGCGGCTGGCCATGTCCACGGCGAACGGGTCCATCTTGACGTTTGACCCGTCGTCAATCTCGTCGATAAAGGGCCCGAGCGGACCCCACTGAGCGACCTCAGGGGTGATGTCCAACGCCGGCGCGGCCATCGGGGGCAGAGGCGTGGTGGGAATCCTGGAATAGGCACGCGACGGGACCGGCCCGGGTTTCTCGTCGCCCTGCGGGGGTGCCCCTTCGACCGCGTCGAT is part of the Humisphaera borealis genome and encodes:
- a CDS encoding TolC family protein: MNNSIVLVVTCLIGGAAVLSVSLLAGGCGDAYRNSADRDVYRILEDRKQQALGYDPQTVSEPVIKPSPGLAGQNQPTIDAVEGAPPQGDEKPGPVPSRAYSRIPTTPLPPMAAPALDITPEVAQWGPLGPFIDEIDDGSNVKMDPFAVDMASRWSERRLRYGPVAPRNKPIELDLFESLRYAVRHSRSYRNQMDDLYLAALDVTLERHLLSPRPFVGGSLLYSGGQNDANYNSALTATMNAGVRQRLPYGGEIVAQTLVSFVNALDGNVDDGENASLVLSGSVPLLRGAGMVNLEALISSERDVVYQVRTFEEFRRVFVISVSDAYFRLLASYQSVNNRRTNLKNSQSLLDRTRAIYAANLGGGGAVAGGRTLRLTFLEVQRSEQQLLDAQNSLIDAQEAYLNDLDDFKLLLGMDVRQDVDIIPVALEVNIPELEGYDLIEVANRFRLDLQTARDRIDDARRRVANAENGLLPDLSVVARGEIGNRDNTPGRDIDSRTLRYSGGLNLDLPVDRVAERNVYRRALVSFHQAQRQFEDLADRVAADVRSAARAIQSSRVALAIQKRSTELAQRRLDNANLLLKRGETNARDVVEAQQALIRAQDAFERARADLQVQVLQFLRQTGTLRVDPETGALGRALDRRRPDLSTARTSNTKP